A single region of the Biomphalaria glabrata chromosome 15, xgBioGlab47.1, whole genome shotgun sequence genome encodes:
- the LOC106055624 gene encoding beta-1,4-N-acetylgalactosaminyltransferase bre-4-like: MSQSHIKDFIILAMTITVMSLVYNMLYITDEESSILQIKDMLNNWHRKSVRSKVADMESHLTHNMVVTAKGISSIPSVSNGRQTGNIKNEPQSLVVSSDSLLVKRSDSNMLNSTMDKIISSNKSESPHHKHSQRPNESIKGVSRNTTEQIVKDKPSVLNTFQRQPKPKINHQKQNVDKQATKDARVKQKAQNNLDSVKERQSQKTKADRNEKDDYDSDSPNDFRENVFENEIMTIEVEKEFSLENEKTINYCPEKSPHLLGSLNGLYDEITKEELKIVFPDIEKGGRIRPSDCIAKQKLAIIIPYRNRYPHLHITLQNLLPILKRQQVDATFFVIEQAPPSTFNKGAVMNAGFLEAEKLGNFDCYIFHDVDLIPLNDRNLYRCESNPRHYAVAMNKYNYTLPYPHFFGGINGFSKEQYLKVNGNSNLYVGWGGEDDDIMFRLKSKNYTILRYPPQIARYHMIKHTRDKGNEANPLRISILENATMRLEINGLNTVKYKVLNITFDHLYTWITVAINNTDIFLNAPFKILKIVLDAKKKWRDEKIKRDQTRTDAKGPKAKL, encoded by the exons ATGTCTCAAAGTCATATTAAAGACTTCATCATCCTGGCAATGACCATAACAGTAATGTCACTTGTGTACAATATGCTCTATATCACAGACGAAGAAAGTAGTATTCTCCAAATTAAAg ATATGCTCAACAATTGGCACCGTAAAAGTGTACGCTCAAAAGTAGCAGATATGGAATCCCATCTTACACACAACATGGTAGTTACAGCAAAAGGAATCAGTAGCATACCTAGTGTGAGTAATGGAAGACAGACGGGGAATATTAAGAACGAACCTCAGTCTTTAGTTGTTTCATCTGATTCATTGTTAGTTAAGAGAAGTGATTCAAACATGTTAAATTCTACCATGGATAAAATTATCAGCAGTAATAAATCAGAGTCTCCTCATCACAAGCACTCTCAGAGACCAAATGAGTCGATCAAAGGTGTGTCTCGAAACACCACAGAGCAAATAGTGAAAGACAAACCATCGGTTTTAAATACATTCCAGAGACAACCAAAGCCAAAGATTAATCACCAAAAACAGAATGTAGACAAACAGGCAACAAAAGACGCACGTGTAAAACAAAAGGCACAAAACAATTTAGACTCTGTCAAAGAAAGACAATCACAAAAAACAAAGGCTGACAGAAATGAAAAGGATGATTACGACTCGGACAGTCCGAATGATTTCCGGGAGAATGTTTTTGAGAACGAGATCATGACTATCGAAGTTGAAAAAGAGTTTTCTTTGGAGAATGAAAAGACTATAAACTATTGTCCAGAAAAGTCTCCTCACCTGC TTGGCAGTTTAAATGGACTGTACGATGAAATTACGAAAGAAGAATTGAAAATCGTTTTCCCCGATATTGAGAAGGGCGGGCGAATACGACCCTCTGATTGTATTGCAAAGCAAAAACTGGCCATCATAATACCTTATCGAAATCGATACCCACATTTACACATCACTCTTCAAAATCTGCTCCCGATATTAAAACGTCAGCAAGTGGATGCTACTTTCTTTGTTATCGAACAG GCTCCACCCTCAACGTTTAATAAAGGTGCAGTCATGAATGCTGGCTTCCTTGAGGCTGAGAAACTTGGCAACTTTGATTGTTACATCTTCCACGATGTGGACCTGATTCCGTTGAATGATAGAAATCTGTACAGGTGTGAGTCCAACCCTAGGCACTACGCTGTGGCTATGAATAAGTATAACTACAC GTTACCCTACCCTCATTTCTTCGGTGGTATCAACGGATTCTCAAAGGAACAGTATCTCAAGGTCAATGGGAATTCAAATCTGTACGTTGGCTGGGGAGGCGAAGACGATGACATTATGTTTAG attaaaaagtaaaaactacACCATACTACGCTACCCGCCCCAGATCGCTCGTTATCATATGATCAAGCACACGAGAGACAAAGGGAATGAAGCCAACCCATTAAG AATCAGTATTCTGGAAAACGCCACCATGAGACTTGAAATTAATGGTTTGAACACAGTAAAATACAAAGTGCTCAATATCACATTCGATCATCTGTATACTTGGATCACTGTGGCAATCAATAATACAGACATTTTTCTG aatgctCCCTTTAAGATTCTCAAAATCGTCTTGGACGCCAAGAAAAAATGGCGCgatgaaaaaataaaacgaGATCAAACCAGAACTGATGCCAAGGGACCAAAAGCAAAACTTTAA